A window of the Desulforapulum autotrophicum HRM2 genome harbors these coding sequences:
- a CDS encoding BMP family ABC transporter substrate-binding protein yields the protein MHLAKRLLVLCCSLALLSGVAVANEKKIKAGFVYVGPVGDYGFTYGHDEGRLFAEQELPWLETTYIESVSESDSARIIDRLIQEEKCDVVFTTSFGYMDDTIKAGKKYPNKTFMHCSGFKRADNVGTYFGDLYQIYYLNGLMAGALTKTNKIGYVGAFPIPELVRHINAYALGIKAVNPKAQVDVRWTYAWYGPDKAKEAAESLIGEGCDTLAFTEDTPAVIEVGQDHTEKGQQIYTFSHYSPMQPYGKDSVVSGQLMNWGGMYVKILKDIYKNTWTNEDVWWLAGEDAAILGGSKTEIINPKFVEELKAIQVTTEDLGKLSVYDLVLKRYAQMKEGVEVFDPYDGPITDNTGVLKVKKGERASKDDILSIMYFVDNVKSAIPK from the coding sequence ATGCATTTAGCCAAGCGTTTGCTGGTGTTGTGTTGTTCTCTTGCCCTTCTTTCCGGGGTTGCAGTTGCCAACGAAAAGAAGATCAAGGCAGGATTTGTCTATGTGGGGCCTGTTGGGGATTATGGGTTTACCTATGGCCATGACGAGGGGCGGCTGTTTGCTGAACAAGAGCTTCCCTGGCTTGAGACCACCTACATCGAGTCTGTGTCCGAGTCGGATTCCGCCAGGATCATCGACCGGTTGATCCAGGAAGAAAAGTGTGATGTGGTCTTCACCACAAGCTTCGGGTACATGGACGATACAATCAAGGCCGGGAAGAAATATCCCAACAAGACCTTCATGCACTGTTCCGGGTTTAAACGGGCCGACAACGTGGGCACCTATTTCGGCGACCTTTACCAGATTTATTATCTCAACGGCCTCATGGCCGGCGCCCTGACCAAGACCAACAAGATCGGTTATGTGGGTGCCTTCCCCATTCCAGAGCTTGTGCGTCACATCAACGCCTATGCCCTGGGTATCAAGGCGGTGAATCCCAAGGCCCAGGTGGACGTGCGCTGGACCTATGCCTGGTATGGACCTGACAAGGCCAAGGAGGCTGCAGAATCCCTCATCGGAGAAGGGTGTGACACCCTGGCCTTTACAGAGGACACACCGGCCGTGATCGAGGTAGGCCAGGACCACACGGAAAAGGGACAGCAGATTTATACCTTCAGTCACTACAGCCCCATGCAGCCCTATGGCAAGGATTCTGTTGTGTCTGGCCAGCTCATGAACTGGGGCGGCATGTATGTGAAGATCCTCAAGGACATCTACAAAAATACCTGGACCAACGAGGATGTCTGGTGGCTTGCCGGTGAAGATGCCGCCATCCTTGGTGGCAGCAAGACCGAAATCATCAACCCCAAATTTGTGGAAGAACTCAAGGCCATCCAGGTGACCACCGAGGATCTTGGCAAATTGTCTGTGTACGATCTTGTCCTGAAACGGTACGCCCAGATGAAAGAGGGTGTGGAGGTGTTTGATCCCTATGACGGGCCGATTACGGACAACACAGGAGTGCTCAAGGTCAAGAAAGGAGAGCGGGCTTCCAAGGACGACATACTCAGCATCATGTATTTTGTGGACAACGTTAAAAGTGCCATTCCCAAATAA
- a CDS encoding ABC transporter ATP-binding protein: MRKIKKLEMRDICKSFQGIPANQGISLTVETGEILGLLGENGAGKTTLMNILYGLYQPDGGEILINERVVKLSSPLDSIHQGIGMVHQHFMLIQNHSVLENIALGYEKTPFFFPKIRIREQVVAFAEKFNFAIDPTKKIWQLSAGEQQRVEIIKALLNGADLLILDEPTSVLTPQEIDDLFQFLKNMKAQGHMVIIISHKLDEIMEICDRVTVIQKGRVIGSADTASTDKRSLARMMIGREVFFNVEREPLPRGDTILKVEDICVKGDKGPLVVKNLGFEVYANEIFGVAGVAGNGQRELAEAITGIRTIESGRVLVKGVDITNMSPRRIYDAGLAHIPEERIRFGIAPGLFVYDNAILKQHHLDKFSTRIFLEYSQIRDHARSLVESYRVSTHSIDVQTKNLSGGNIQKLILGREISEKPPLLVASHPTYGLDVGATEYLREELLTRRREGGAILLFSEDLEEVMKLCDRIAVIFDGEFTAVLDSGDPRLADIGLMMAGSMRI, encoded by the coding sequence ATGAGAAAGATCAAAAAACTTGAAATGAGGGATATCTGTAAGTCATTTCAAGGCATTCCGGCTAACCAGGGCATCAGCCTTACCGTGGAGACAGGTGAGATCCTTGGGCTCCTTGGTGAAAACGGGGCCGGAAAAACCACGTTGATGAACATCCTCTACGGATTGTACCAGCCGGATGGGGGTGAGATCCTGATCAACGAACGGGTGGTGAAACTCAGCTCCCCCCTGGATTCAATCCACCAGGGAATCGGCATGGTGCACCAGCATTTCATGCTCATTCAGAACCACTCGGTGCTTGAAAACATTGCCCTTGGGTATGAAAAAACCCCGTTTTTTTTTCCAAAGATCAGAATCCGGGAACAGGTGGTTGCCTTTGCCGAAAAGTTTAATTTTGCCATTGACCCCACCAAGAAAATTTGGCAGCTCTCCGCCGGTGAGCAGCAGCGGGTGGAGATCATCAAGGCATTGTTAAACGGGGCAGACCTTCTCATCCTGGACGAGCCCACCTCTGTGCTCACTCCCCAGGAAATCGACGATCTTTTCCAGTTTCTGAAGAATATGAAGGCCCAGGGTCACATGGTGATCATCATCTCCCATAAGCTTGACGAGATCATGGAGATCTGTGACCGGGTTACGGTGATCCAGAAGGGCAGGGTTATCGGCAGTGCAGACACGGCCTCCACGGACAAACGTTCGCTTGCCCGGATGATGATCGGCAGGGAGGTTTTTTTCAATGTGGAAAGAGAACCCCTGCCAAGGGGCGATACCATCCTCAAGGTTGAAGATATCTGTGTCAAAGGGGACAAGGGACCCCTTGTCGTTAAGAACTTGGGTTTTGAGGTGTACGCCAACGAGATTTTCGGTGTGGCAGGCGTTGCCGGAAACGGTCAAAGGGAGCTTGCCGAGGCCATTACCGGTATCCGGACCATTGAGTCTGGCCGGGTGCTGGTCAAGGGGGTCGACATCACAAATATGTCCCCGAGGCGCATTTATGATGCAGGCCTTGCCCACATTCCCGAAGAGCGGATTCGCTTCGGCATTGCCCCTGGGCTTTTTGTCTACGATAACGCCATCCTCAAGCAGCATCATTTGGATAAATTCTCCACACGAATTTTCCTTGAATACAGCCAGATCCGGGACCATGCGCGATCCCTTGTGGAAAGCTACAGGGTTTCCACCCACTCCATTGATGTCCAGACCAAGAATCTTTCCGGTGGCAACATCCAGAAGCTGATTCTGGGTCGTGAGATCAGTGAAAAACCCCCGCTGCTTGTGGCCTCCCATCCAACCTACGGCCTTGACGTGGGCGCCACTGAGTACCTCCGGGAAGAGCTTTTGACCCGGCGGCGGGAGGGGGGAGCCATTCTTCTTTTTTCAGAAGATCTTGAGGAGGTTATGAAGCTGTGCGACAGGATTGCCGTTATTTTTGATGGTGAGTTCACGGCTGTTCTTGATTCCGGCGACCCAAGGCTTGCCGACATCGGGCTCATGATGGCCGGATCCATGAGAATTTGA
- a CDS encoding ABC transporter permease: MLRIKVSDRETTTGLRSLLTNIVSLVAGLCAIGLVFVACGVNPFFAISKIFLGSFGSMYGFKETVTKAIPLVIIGGGLTLAFRARFWNIGAEGQLLMGAILSTWVGLAWGPHLPSFVIIPLMFAAGFVGGALWGLIPAILKIRFSINEVISTLMLNYICAELVTLLIVGPWKGKSRFGFPGTDNLSESAILGVIPGSRIHYVTLILALAFAVILWIAVFKTRFGYEVRVIGENPDAGRYAGINFFKTSLIVMAVSGGMAGLAGVGEVAGIHHYLTYPAAISSGYGFTAIIVAWLAKLNPLYAIVSGLFFAGILVGGDAIQISLGLPAATVQIVNGILLVCLIMGDFFFKNKITVKWDR, encoded by the coding sequence ATGTTAAGAATAAAAGTCAGTGACAGGGAAACCACCACCGGTTTACGGTCTTTGTTGACCAACATCGTCTCCCTTGTGGCAGGACTCTGTGCCATCGGCCTTGTGTTTGTTGCCTGTGGGGTCAATCCTTTTTTTGCCATTTCAAAGATCTTTCTTGGTTCCTTTGGTTCCATGTATGGGTTCAAGGAGACGGTTACCAAAGCCATTCCCCTGGTCATTATCGGCGGGGGGTTGACCCTTGCTTTCCGGGCAAGGTTCTGGAACATCGGGGCCGAGGGCCAGCTTCTCATGGGTGCCATTTTAAGCACCTGGGTCGGTCTTGCCTGGGGGCCCCACCTGCCTTCGTTTGTGATCATTCCCCTGATGTTTGCAGCAGGATTTGTTGGTGGTGCGCTGTGGGGATTGATTCCAGCCATTCTGAAGATTCGGTTTTCCATCAATGAGGTGATCTCCACCCTGATGCTCAACTATATCTGCGCTGAGCTTGTCACCCTGCTCATTGTGGGGCCGTGGAAGGGAAAATCAAGGTTCGGGTTTCCCGGCACGGATAATCTTTCTGAATCGGCCATTCTTGGGGTTATTCCCGGTTCAAGAATCCACTATGTCACCCTGATTCTGGCCCTGGCTTTTGCCGTTATTCTCTGGATCGCTGTCTTCAAGACCCGGTTCGGTTATGAGGTAAGGGTGATCGGAGAAAATCCAGATGCCGGGCGATATGCCGGGATCAATTTTTTTAAAACTTCGCTGATTGTTATGGCCGTGAGCGGCGGTATGGCAGGGCTTGCAGGAGTCGGTGAAGTGGCCGGTATTCATCACTATCTCACCTATCCTGCTGCCATCTCTTCGGGGTATGGGTTCACCGCCATTATCGTGGCCTGGCTTGCCAAGCTCAATCCTCTCTACGCCATTGTATCCGGGCTTTTCTTTGCCGGAATCCTGGTGGGGGGCGACGCCATACAGATCTCCCTTGGACTGCCTGCGGCAACGGTTCAGATTGTCAACGGCATTCTTTTGGTCTGCCTGATCATGGGCGACTTTTTTTTCAAGAACAAAATTACCGTAAAATGGGATAGATAG
- a CDS encoding ABC transporter permease, giving the protein MQDVIISVVERTMVAGTPLLLGTVGEVICERSGILNLGVEGVMSVGAVVAFIVTYTTGNPWLGLMAAIAAGMLVSVIHAFASVTLQANQVVSGLALTMIGLGLSGMLGKPYVGKPLEIKMNDFAIPYLSDIPVIGPIFFDQTPFFYMAILLAFGAWFFLERTSLGIKVRSTGENPRATETQGVNVTLVRYMCVIIGGGFSAMAGAHLSTSYSKSWIEGMTAGRGWIVIALTIFSLWNPGRAILGAFLFGGIFVLQYLLQPLGISPNFLAMLPYLATLLILLAMSLTGNKKLNAPEMLGEPYKRGER; this is encoded by the coding sequence ATGCAAGATGTAATTATATCAGTGGTTGAGAGAACCATGGTAGCTGGAACCCCCCTGCTTCTGGGGACGGTGGGTGAGGTGATCTGCGAACGTTCGGGGATTCTCAACCTTGGGGTTGAGGGGGTGATGAGTGTGGGGGCAGTGGTGGCCTTTATCGTCACCTATACTACGGGGAATCCCTGGCTGGGACTCATGGCCGCCATTGCGGCCGGTATGCTGGTATCGGTAATCCACGCCTTTGCGTCGGTTACTCTCCAGGCCAATCAGGTGGTGTCGGGCCTTGCCTTGACCATGATCGGTCTTGGTCTTTCGGGCATGCTGGGAAAACCCTATGTGGGCAAACCCCTTGAGATCAAGATGAACGACTTTGCCATTCCCTATCTGTCGGACATCCCTGTGATTGGCCCCATCTTTTTTGACCAGACCCCATTTTTTTATATGGCAATTCTGCTTGCCTTTGGCGCCTGGTTTTTCCTTGAAAGAACCAGCCTTGGCATCAAGGTCCGATCCACCGGGGAAAACCCCAGGGCAACGGAAACCCAGGGGGTGAACGTCACCCTTGTCCGATACATGTGCGTTATCATCGGCGGCGGTTTCTCCGCCATGGCAGGGGCCCATCTGTCCACCTCCTACTCCAAATCCTGGATTGAGGGGATGACGGCCGGCAGGGGCTGGATCGTCATAGCCCTTACCATCTTTTCCCTGTGGAACCCGGGCCGGGCCATCCTTGGCGCCTTTTTGTTCGGCGGTATCTTTGTTCTCCAGTACCTGCTCCAGCCCCTTGGCATATCGCCCAATTTTCTGGCCATGCTGCCCTACCTTGCCACACTTTTGATTCTTCTGGCCATGAGCCTCACGGGCAACAAAAAACTCAACGCCCCTGAGATGCTTGGTGAGCCCTACAAAAGGGGGGAGCGTTAA
- a CDS encoding universal stress protein — MGINKILVAIDGSQNSRRTIDYVAAIIKDCPWFTVKLLYIEQSPDRDFFPDDDAWKQACVKRRQEMHAFLSESQQMLIQKGVAPENVQTDYIESCHSPLGETPRYCSQGNSIALDILNIVKQEGFKTVAIGRRGVSKAEEFMFGSVSNKIIHAGRDFTLWVIQ, encoded by the coding sequence ATGGGTATCAACAAAATTCTCGTTGCCATTGATGGGTCTCAAAATTCACGACGCACCATTGATTATGTGGCAGCTATCATAAAGGACTGCCCGTGGTTTACGGTGAAGTTGCTGTACATTGAGCAGTCGCCTGACCGCGATTTTTTCCCCGATGACGATGCCTGGAAACAAGCGTGTGTCAAACGGCGACAGGAGATGCATGCGTTTCTATCTGAAAGTCAACAGATGCTCATACAAAAGGGCGTTGCACCAGAAAATGTGCAAACAGATTATATTGAAAGCTGCCACTCACCCCTGGGGGAGACACCCCGTTACTGCAGCCAGGGAAACAGTATTGCCCTGGATATCCTGAACATTGTAAAGCAAGAAGGGTTCAAAACCGTGGCAATCGGCCGCCGGGGCGTATCCAAGGCAGAAGAGTTCATGTTCGGCAGTGTTTCCAACAAAATTATCCATGCAGGTAGGGACTTTACCCTCTGGGTGATACAATAG
- a CDS encoding DUF6955 family protein has translation MSDFYINMFLDDEKLKKFEAAGLTDLVQEIDGKKAAQVGMTKKDQKKLIKGFEGLTFDANNACVLPEEGEKTLMNIILDMQSLDVMKFAITKLYNPLAGRGISGRGMSGR, from the coding sequence ATGTCAGATTTTTACATTAATATGTTTTTGGATGACGAAAAACTCAAAAAATTTGAAGCTGCTGGATTGACCGACCTCGTTCAAGAAATAGATGGAAAAAAAGCAGCCCAGGTCGGCATGACCAAGAAAGACCAGAAAAAATTAATAAAAGGCTTTGAAGGCTTAACTTTTGACGCGAACAATGCTTGCGTACTTCCTGAAGAAGGTGAGAAGACCTTAATGAATATTATATTGGACATGCAATCCTTGGATGTTATGAAATTTGCAATTACAAAGCTGTACAATCCTCTGGCGGGAAGGGGTATTTCCGGAAGGGGCATGAGTGGGCGTTAA
- a CDS encoding EcsC family protein: protein MDFQQKDLRDLRRAKALLENPGIAAKLTNLIGIPIEKGFKMLPANWHAKIGEIAQVALTKAAHAAIFTMKNTPGEASSDFWHKFAVAATGGVGGFFGLPAMSMELPVSTTIMLRSIADIARSEQEDIASEAARLACIEVFALGGPTSNDDASESGYFAVRAALAQSITRATEYIAEKGVVEEGAPALVRLIILVAQRFSIQVSEKAAAQAIPAIGAAGGSIINTLFIDHFQDIARGHFIVRRLERKYGAEMVATAYRNRCK, encoded by the coding sequence GTGGACTTTCAGCAAAAAGATTTAAGGGATTTAAGACGAGCAAAGGCCCTGCTTGAAAACCCGGGCATTGCGGCAAAACTTACAAATCTGATCGGCATACCCATTGAAAAGGGATTCAAAATGCTGCCTGCCAATTGGCATGCAAAAATTGGAGAGATCGCCCAGGTGGCATTGACTAAAGCGGCCCATGCAGCTATTTTCACAATGAAAAACACTCCGGGTGAAGCCTCCTCAGATTTCTGGCATAAATTTGCAGTCGCAGCAACAGGGGGGGTTGGCGGTTTTTTCGGATTGCCGGCAATGTCCATGGAATTGCCTGTTTCAACGACAATAATGCTGCGATCCATAGCGGATATTGCCCGAAGTGAACAGGAAGACATCGCCTCAGAGGCAGCAAGACTTGCATGCATAGAAGTTTTTGCTTTAGGCGGCCCAACCTCAAACGATGACGCCTCTGAATCAGGTTATTTTGCAGTTCGAGCCGCTTTGGCCCAATCAATCACAAGGGCAACTGAATATATAGCGGAAAAAGGCGTGGTTGAAGAGGGTGCCCCAGCCCTTGTCAGGCTTATCATCCTGGTGGCCCAGCGTTTCAGCATTCAGGTTTCAGAAAAGGCCGCCGCCCAGGCGATCCCGGCAATCGGTGCTGCCGGAGGTTCCATTATCAACACCTTGTTCATTGATCATTTTCAAGATATAGCCCGTGGCCATTTTATCGTACGAAGGCTTGAAAGAAAATATGGTGCTGAAATGGTGGCGACCGCCTATAGAAATCGATGTAAATAG
- a CDS encoding LysE family translocator: MINDYMIYVTIAITITAIPGPAVVLTIKNSMRYGYKIAILNILGNFMAMVILATLSAVGLGAIILASSSLFSALKVLGCIYLVYLGIKVWRTPHTDKNIQPQSKRRQTRALLSVFKEGFGVGISNPKAIAFFTALFPQFIDPARSFIPQFLILILTIEGISFLVLSSYALLSAVASPYLSQKKPMTFFNKLTGAAFIAFGLALIYED; encoded by the coding sequence ATGATAAACGATTACATGATTTATGTAACTATAGCGATTACAATAACCGCGATACCGGGCCCTGCCGTTGTCTTGACCATAAAGAACAGTATGAGATACGGATATAAAATCGCCATTTTAAATATCCTTGGCAATTTCATGGCCATGGTAATATTAGCAACCCTGTCTGCCGTTGGTCTGGGAGCGATCATACTTGCCTCTTCATCCTTGTTTTCTGCATTAAAAGTGCTGGGTTGCATTTATCTTGTCTATTTAGGCATTAAAGTGTGGAGAACACCCCATACAGATAAAAACATCCAACCCCAAAGTAAACGAAGGCAGACAAGGGCCCTTTTATCCGTGTTTAAGGAGGGGTTCGGGGTCGGCATCTCCAACCCCAAGGCCATAGCCTTCTTTACCGCGCTTTTCCCTCAATTCATCGACCCCGCAAGGTCGTTTATTCCCCAGTTTTTAATCTTGATATTGACCATCGAAGGAATCTCCTTTCTTGTATTATCAAGCTATGCGCTCTTATCCGCTGTTGCTTCACCCTATTTATCCCAGAAAAAACCAATGACTTTTTTCAATAAATTAACCGGCGCAGCCTTTATTGCATTTGGTCTTGCCTTGATATACGAAGATTGA